GGCGCCTTGATAAGATGGAGTACTGACCTCTTTCTATCGCAGCAGACAAGCTTCAGAGATCCATATCCTCTCCACTGAGAGTTGAtgtgtggaggagaggggtgaggaagtTTGATAACTGTGAAAACGATTCGAGGGTGCTAAGTTGTCAACTGTTCGTCAGCACAGAGGGGAGATTTGTAATGagctcagggtgtgtgtgttgggactgATCTGCTAttttatcctgtgtgtgtgtgtgtgtgtgtgtgtgtgtgtgtgtgtgtgtgtgtgtgtgtgtgtgtgtgtgtgtgtgtgtgtgtgtgtgtgtgtgtgtgtgtgtgtgtgtgtgtgtgtgtgtgtatgtgtgtgtgtgtgtatttgtgtgtgtgtgtatttgtgtgtgtgtagccccGGTCTACAATtagaattgtatgtgtgtgtttcgatTGGAGTTGCCATTCCGGTCCCCTTAGTTTCCCGTCACTGAGATCCTGTCCCTGATGGCCCCTTAGCCTCTAAGTAGGTCCCTCCAACAGCCTCTCAGCAGGTCCCTCCAACAGTCCCTCAGTAGGTCCCTCCAACAGTCCCTCAGCAGGTCCCTCCAACAGTCCCTCGATAGGTCCCTCCAACAGTCCCTCGATAGGTCCCTCCAACAGTCCCTCAGCAGGTCCCTCCATCCAACATCCCCTCAGCAGGTCCCTCCAACAGCCCTTTAGCAGGTCCCTCCCTCCAACAGCCCCTCAGCAGGCCCCTACAACAGCCCCTAAGCAGGTCCCTACAACGGCCCCTCAGCAGGTCCCTACAATCGTCCCTCAGCAGGTCCTTCCCTCCAACAGTCCCTCGATAGGTCCCTCCAACAGTCCCTCGATAGGTCCCTCCAACAGTCCCTCAGTAGGTCCCTCCATCCAACATCCCCTCAGCAGGTCTCTTCAACCACCCCTCAGCAGGCCCCTACAACAGCCCCTCAGCAGGCCCCTACAAAAGCCCCTAAGCAGGTCCCTACAACGGCCCCTCAGCAGCTCCCTCCCTACAATGGTCCCTCAGCAGGTCCCTCGGTCCAACAGCCCCTCAGCAGGTCCCTCCAACAGCCCCTCAGCAGGTCCCTACAGCAGCCCCTCAGCAGGCCCCTACAACAGCCCCTCAGCAGGCCCCTACAACAGCCCCTCAACAGGCCCCTACAACAGCCCCTCAGCAGGCCCCTACAACAGCCCCTCAGCAGGTCCCTACAACAGCCCCTCAGCAGGCCCCTCCCTACAACAGCCCCTCAGCAGGTTCTTCCCTATAACGGCCCCTCAACAAGTCCCTCGATCCAACAGCCCCTCAGCAGGTCCCTACAACCGCCCCTCAGCAGGCCCGTACAACAGCCCCTCAGCAGGCCCGTACAACAGCCCCTCAGCAGGTCCCTACAACGGCCCCTCAGCAGGTCCCTACAACGGCCCCTCAGCAGCTCCCTCCCTACAATGGTCCCTCAGCAGGTCCCTCGGTCCAACAGCCCCTCAGCAGGTCCCTCCAACAGCCCCTCAGCAGGTCCCTACAGCAGCCCCTCAGCAGGCCCCTACAACAGCCCCTCAGCAGGCCCCTACAACAGCCCCTCAGCAGGTCCCTACAACAGCCCCTCAGCAGGCCCCTCCCTACAACAGCCCCTCAGCAGGTTCTTCCCTATAACGGCCCCTCAACAGGTCCCTCGATCCAACAGCCCCTCAGCAGGTCCCTACAACCGCCCCTCAGCAGGCCCGTACAACAGCCCCTCAGCAGGCCCGTACAACAGCCCCTCAGCAGGTCCCTACAACGGCCCCTCAGCAGGTCCCTACAACGGCCCCTCAGCAGGTCCCTACAACAGCCCCTCAGCAGGTCCCTCGATCCAACAGCCCCTCAGCAGGTCCCTTCAACAGCCCCTCAGCAGGTCCCTACAACCGCTCCTCAACAGGTCCCTACAACAGCCGTTCAGCAGGCCCCTACAACAGCCCCTCAGCAGGCCCCTACAACAGCCCCTCAGCAGGTCCCTACAACGGCCCCTCAGCAGGTCCCTACAACAGCCCCTCAGCAGGTCCCTCGATCCAACAGCCCCTCAGCAGGTCCCTCCAACAGCCCCTCAGCAGGTCCCTACAACCGCTCCTCAACAGGTCCCTACAACAGCCCTTCAGCAGGCCCCTACAACAGCCCCTCAGCAGGCCCCTACAACAGCCCATCAGCAGGTCCCTACAACGGCCCCTCAGCAGGTCCCTACAACAGCCCCTCAGCAGGTCCCTACAACGGCCCCTCAGCAGGTCCCTACAACAGCCCCTCAGCAGGTCCCTACAACGGCCCCTCAGCAGGTCCCTCCCACAACAGCCCCTCAGCAGGTCCCTACAAGAGCCTCCCAGCAGGGCCCTCGATCCAACAGCCCCTCAGCAGGGCCCTCGATCCAACAGCCCCTCAGCAGGTCCCTCGATCCAACAGCCCCTCAGCAGGTCCCTCCAACAGCCCCTCAACAGGTCCCTACAACCGCCCCTCAGCAGGTCCCTACAACTGCCCCTCAGCAGGTCCCTACAACAGCCTCTCAGCAGGTCCCTCGATCCAACAGTCCCTCAGCAGGTCCCTACAATCGTCCCTCAGCAGGCCCTTCCCTCCAACAGCCCCTCAGCAGGTCCCTACAACAGCCTCTCAGCAGGTCCCTCGATCCAACAGTCCCTCAGCAGGTCCCTCCAACAGCCTCTCAGCAGGCCCCTACCACAGCCCTTCAGCAGGCCCCTACCACAGCCCTTCAGCAGGCCCCTACCACAGCCCTTCAGCAGGCCCCTACAACAGCCCCTCAGCAGGCCCCTCGATCCAACAGCCCCTCAGCAGGCCCCTACCACAGCCCTTCAGCAGGCCCCTACCACAGCCCTTCAGCAGGCCCCTACCACAGCCCTTCAGCAGGCCCCTACCACAGCCCTTCAGCAGGCCCCTACAACAGCCCCTCAGCAGGCCCCTCGATCCAACAGCCCCTCAGCAGGCCCCTACAACTGCCCCTCAGCAGGTCCCTCCAACAGCCTCTCAGCAGGTCCCTCCAACAGCCCTTCAGCAGGCCCCTACCACAGCCCTTCAGCAGGTCCCTACCACAGCCCCTCAGCAGGCCCCTACCACAGCCCTTCAGCAGGCCCCTACCACAGCCCTTCAGCAGGCCCCTACCACAGCCCTTCAGCAGGCCCCTACCACAGCCCTTCAGCAGGCCCCTACAACAGCCCCTCAGCAGGCCCCTCGATCCAACAGTCCCTCAGCAGGTCCCTCCAACAGCCTCTCAGCAGGTCCCTCCAACAGCCCCTCAGCAGGCCCCTACCACAGCCCTTCAGCAGGCCCCTACCACAGCCCTTCAGCAGGCCCCTACCACAGCCCTTCAGCAGGTCCCTCCAACAGCCCCTCAGCAGGCCCCTACCACAGCCCTTCAGCAGGCCCCTACCACAGCCCTTCAGCAGGTCCCTCCAACAGCCCCTCAGCAGGCCCCTACCACAGCCCTTCAGCAGGCCCCTACCACAGCCCTTCAGCAGGCCCCTACCACAGCCCCTCAGCAGGCCCCTACCACAGCCCTTCAGCAGGCCCCTACCACAGCCCTTCAGCAGGTCCCTCCAACAGCCCCTCAGCAGGCCCCTACCACAGCCCTTCAGCAGGCCCCTACCACAGCCCTTCAGCAGGCCCCTACCACAGCCCTTCAGCAGGTCCCTACCACAGCCCCTCAGCAGGCCCCTACCACAGCCCTTCAGCAGGCCCCTACCACAGCCCTTCAGCAGGCCCCTACCACAGCCATTCAGCAGGTCCCTCCAACAGCCCCTCAGCAGGTCCCTACAACAGCCCCTCAGCAGGTCCCTACAACGGCCCCTCAGCAGGTCCCTCCCACAACAGCCCATCAGCAGGTCCCTACAACAGCCTCCCAGCAGGGCCCTCGATCCAACAGCCCCTCAGCAGGTCCCTCGATCCAACAGCCCCTCAGCAGGTCCCTACCAACTGCCCCTCAACAGGTCCCTACAACCGCCCCTCAGCAGGTCCCTACAACTGCCCCTCAGCAGGTCCCTCCTCCAACAGCCCCTCAGCAGGTCCCTCCTCCAACAGCCCCTCAGCAGGTCCCTACAATCGTCCCTCAGCAGGTCCTTCCCTCCAACAGCCCCTCAGCAGGTCCCTACAACAGCCTCTCAGCAGGTCCCTCGATCCAACAGTCCCTCAGCAGGTCCCTCCAACAGCCTCTCAGCAGGCCCCTACCACAGCCCTTCAGCAGGCCCCTACCACAGCCCTTCAGCAGGCCCCTACCACAGCCCTTCAGCAGGCCCCTACCACAGCCCTTCAGCAGCCCCCTACAACAGCCCCTCAGCAGGCCCCTCGATCCAACAGCCCCTCAGCAGGCCCCTACCACAGCCCTTCAGCAGGCCCCTACAACAGCCCCTCAGCAGGTCCCTCCAACAGCCTCTCAGCAGGTCCCTCCAACAGCCCCTCAGCAGGCCCCTACCACAGCCCTTCAGCAGGCCCCTACAACAGCCCCTCAGCAGGTCCCTCCAACAGCCTCTCAGCAGGTCCCTCCAACAGCCTCTCAGCAGGCCCCTACCACAGCCCTTCAGCAGGTCCCTACCACAGCCCCTCAGCAGGCCCCTACCACAGCCCTTCAGCAGGCCCCTACCACAGCCCTTCAGCAGGCCCCTACCACAGCCCTTCAGCAGGCCCCTACAACAGGCCCTCAGCAGGCCCCTCGATCCAACAGTCCCTCAGCAGGTCCCTCCAACAGCCTCTCAGCAGGTCCCTCCAACAGCCCCTCAGCAGGCCCCTACCACAGCCCTTCAGCAGGCCCCTACCACAGCCCTTCAGCAGGCCCCTACCACAGCCCTTCAGCAGGTCCCTCCAACAGCCCCTCAGCAGGCCCCTACCACAGCCCTTCAGCAGGCCCCTACCACAGCCCTTCAGCAGGCCCCTACCACAGCCCTTCAGCAGGTCCCTCCAACAGCCCCTCAGCAGGCCCCTACCACAGCCCTTCAGCAGGCCCCTACCACAGCCCTTCAGCAGGCCCCTACCACAGCCCCTCAGCAGGCCCCTACCACAGCCCCTCAGCAGGCCCCTACCACAGCCCTTCAGCAGGCCCCTACCACAGCCCTTCAGCAGGTCCCTCCAACAGCCCCTCAGCAGGCCCCTACCACAGCCCTTCAGCAGGCCCCTACCACAGCCCTTCAGCAGGCCCCTACCACAGCCCTTCAGCAGGTCCCTACCACAGCCCCTCAGCAGGCCCCTACCACAGCCCTTCAGCAGGCCCCTACCACAGCCCTTCAGCAGGCCCCTACAACAGCCCCTCAGCAGGCCCCTCGATCCAACAGCCCCTCAGCAGGTCCCTCCAACAGCCCCTCAGCAGGTCCCTCCAACAGCCCCTCAGCAGGCCCCTACCACAGCCCTTCAGCAGGCCCCTACCACAGCCCTTCAGCAGGTCCCTCCAACAGCCCCTCAGCAGGCCCCTACCACAGCCCTTCAGCAGGCCCCTACCACAGCCCTTCAGCAGGCCCCTACCACAGCCCTTCAGCAGGTCCCTACCACAGCCCCTCAGCAGGCCCCTACCACAGCCCTTCAGCAGGCCCCTACCACAGCCCTTCAGCAGGCCCCTACCACAGCCCTTCAGCAGGCCCCTATCACAGCCCTTCAGCAGGCCCCTACCACAGCCCTTCAGCAGGTCCCTCCAACAGCCCCTCAGCAGGCCCCTACCACAGCCCTTCAGCAGGCCCCTACCACAGCCCTTCAGCAGGCCCCTACCACAGCCCTTCAGCAGGTCCCTACCACAGCCCCTCAGCAGGCCCCTACCACAGCCCTTCAGCAGGCCCCTACCACAGCCCTTCAGCAGGCCCCTACAACAGCCCCTCAGCAGGCCCCTCGATCCAACAGTCCCTCAACAGGCCCCTACCACAGCCTCTCAGCAGGTCCCTCCAACAGCCCCTCAGCAGGCCACTACCACAGCCCTTCAGCAGGCCCCTACCACTGCCCTTCAGCAGGCCCCTACCACAGCCCTTCAGCAGGTCCCTCCAACAGCCCCTCAGCAGGTCCCTCCAACAGCCTCTCAGCAGGTCCCTCCAACAGCCCTTCAGCAGGCCCCTACCACAGCCCTTCAGCAGGCCCCTACCACAGCCCTTCAGCAGGCCCCTACCACAGCCCTTCAGCAGGTCCCTACCACAGCCCTTCAGCAGGTCACTACAACAGCCTCTCAGCAGGCCCCTACCACAGCCCATTAGCAGGCCCCTACCACAGCCCTTCAGCAGGCCCCTACCACAGCCCTTCAGCAGGCCCCTACCACAGCCCTTCAGCAGGCCCCTACCACAGCCCTTCAGCAGGCCCCTACCACAGCCCTTCAGCAGGTCCCTCCAACACCCCTCAGCAGGTCACTACAACAGCCTATCAGTGTGTTTGCAAGGGGAAAAGAGTCGTGGCCAGACATGACCACACACTGCAGTTTGATCAATCTTGACTGCTCTAGAGGGGCTTTGTTAGGATTGTTAAGACACATCAGTCCGTGTGCTATCAGGATCAATTCGCTCTGGGGGGATGTTacctctaggtacagatctagaatAAGCTTGCAAATCAAATTAAGTCATATTTGTcaaatgcaccgaatacaacaggtgtagaccttacagtgaaatgcttactaacaagcccttaaccaacaatgcagttttatgaaaaataagtgttaaggtatttattaaaaaaacagaagtaaaaataaaaaaataaaaaataaaaaatagaaaaagaacaaaagaacaaattattaaagagcaacaataaaataacagtggCGAGGctgtatacatggggtaccagtacagagtcaatgtgcgggggcacaggttagtcgaggtaattgaggtaatacagtgagggaaaaaagtatttgatcccctgctgattttgtacgtttgcccactgacaaagaaatgatcagtctataattttaatggtaggtttatttgaacagtgagagacagaataacaacaaaaaaatccagaaaaacgcatgtcaaaaacgttataaattgatttgcattttaatgagggaaataagtatttgaccccctctcaatcagaaagatttctggctcccaggtgtctttcatacaggtaacgagctgagattaggagcacactcttaaagggagtgctcctaatctcagtttcttacctgtataaaagacacctgtccacagaagcaatcaatcaatcagattccaaactctccaccatggccaagaccaaagagctctccaaggatgtcagggacaagattgtagatctacacaaggctggaatgggctacaagaccattgccaagcagcttggtgagaaggtgacaacagttggtgcgattattcgcaaatggaagaaacacaaaagaactgtcaaactcccttggcctagggctccatgcaagatctcacctcgtggagttgcaatgatcatgagaatggtgaggaatcagcccagaactacacaggaggatcttgtcaatgatctcaaggcagctgggaccatagtcaccaagaaaacaattggtaacacactacgccgtgaaggactgaaatcctgcagcgcccgcaaggtccccctgctcaagaaagcacatatacatgcccgtctgaagtttgccgatgaacatctgaatgattcagaggacaactgggtgaacatgttgtggtcagatgagaccaaaatggagttctttggcatcaactcaacttgccgtgtttggaggaggaggaatgctgcctatgaccccaagaaaccatccccaccgtcaaacatggcggtggaaacattatgctttgggggtgtttttctgctaaggggacaggacaacttcaccgcatcaaagggacgatggacggggccatgtaccgtcaaatcttgggtgaaaacctccttccctcagccagggtattgaaaatgggtcgtggatgggtattccagcatgacaatgacccaaaacacacggccaaggcaacaaaggagtggctcaagaaaaagcacattaaggtcctggagtggcctagccagtctccagaccttaatcccatagaaaatctgtggagggagctgaaggttcgagttgccaaacgtcagtctcgaaaccttaatgacttgaagaagatctgcaaagaggagtgggacaaaatctctcctgagatgtgtgcaaacctggtggccaactacaagaaacatctgacctctgtgattgccaacaagggttttgccaccaagtactaagtcatgttttgcagaggggtcaaatacttatttccctcattaaaatgcaaataaatttataaaatttttgacatgcgtttttctggacttttttgttgatattctgtctctcactgttcaaataaacctaccattaaaattacagactgataatttctttgtcagtgggcaaacgtacaaaatcagcaggggatcaaatacttttttccctcactgtatgtacatgtaggtagaggtaaagtgactatgcatagataaaaaactgagagtagcagcagcttagaAATGTGGTGGGGGacggacaatgcaaatagtctgggtagccattagattagctgttcaggagtcttatggcttgggggtagaagctattaagaagcctagacttggcgctccggtaccgcttgccgtgc
This is a stretch of genomic DNA from Salvelinus alpinus chromosome 11, SLU_Salpinus.1, whole genome shotgun sequence. It encodes these proteins:
- the LOC139533285 gene encoding mucin-5AC-like, which produces MVPQQVPRSNSPSAGPSNSPSAGPYSSPSAGPYNSPSAGPYNSPSTGPYNSPSAGPYNSPSAGPYNSPSAGPSLQQPLSRFFPITAPQQVPRSNSPSAGPYNRPSAGPYNSPSAGPYNSPSAGPYNGPSAGPSVQQPLSRSLQQPLSRSLQQPLSRPLQQPLSRPLQQPLSRSLQQPLSRPLPTTAPQQVLPYNGPSTGPSIQQPLSRSLQPPLSRPVQQPLSRPVQQPLSRSLQRPLSRSLQRPLSRSLQQPLSRSLDPTAPQQVPSTAPQQVPTTAPQQVPTTAVQQAPTTAPQQAPTTAPQQVPTTAPQQVPTTAPQQVPRSNSPSAGPSNSPSAGPYNRSSTGPYNSPSAGPYNSPSAGPYNSPSAGPYNGPSAGPYNSPSAGPYNGPSAGPYNSPSAGPYNGPSAGPSHNSPSAGPYKSLPAGPSIQQPLSRALDPTAPQQVPRSNSPSAGPSNSPSTGPYNRPSAGPYNCPSAGPYNSLSAGPSIQQSLSRSLQSSLSRPFPPTAPQQVPTTASQQVPRSNSPSAGPSNSLSAGPYHSPSAGPYHSPSAGPYHSPSAGPYNSPSAGPSIQQPLSRPLPQPFSRPLPQPFSRPLPQPFSRPLPQPFSRPLQQPLSRPLDPTAPQQAPTTAPQQVPPTASQQVPPTALQQAPTTALQQVPTTAPQQAPTTALQQAPTTALQQAPTTALQQAPTTALQQAPTTAPQQAPRSNSPSAGPSNSLSAGPSNSPSAGPYHSPSAGPYHSPSAGPYHSPSAGPSNSPSAGPYHSPSAGPYHSPSAGPSNSPSAGPYHSPSAGPYHSPSAGPYHSPSAGPYHSPSAGPYHSPSAGPSNSPSAGPYHSPSAGPYHSPSAGPYHSPSAGPYHSPSAGPYHSPSAGPYHSPSAGPYHSHSAGPSNSPSAGPYNSPSAGPYNGPSAGPSHNSPSAGPYNSLPAGPSIQQPLSRSLDPTAPQQVPTNCPSTGPYNRPSAGPYNCPSAGPSSNSPSAGPSSNSPSAAPQQVPTTASQQVPRSNSPSAGPSNSLSAGPYHSPSAGPYHSPSAGPYHSPSAGPYHSPSAAPYNSPSAGPSIQQPLSRPLPQPFSRPLQQPLSRSLQQPLSRSLQQPLSRPLPQPFSRPLQQPLSRSLQQPLSRSLQQPLSRPLPQPFSRSLPQPLSRPLPQPFSRPLPQPFSRPLPQPFSRPLQQALSRPLDPTVPQQVPPTASQQVPPTAPQQAPTTALQQAPTTALQQAPTTALQQVPPTAPQQAPTTALQQAPTTALQQAPTTALQQVPPTAPQQAPTTALQQAPTTALQQAPTTAPQQAPTTAPQQAPTTALQQAPTTALQQVPPTAPQQAPTTALQQAPTTALQQAPTTALQQVPTTAPQQAPTTALQQAPTTALQQAPTTAPQQAPRSNSPSAGPSNSPSAGPSNSPSAGPYHSPSAGPYHSPSAGPSNSPSAGPYHSPSAGPYHSPSAGPYHSPSAGPYHSPSAGPYHSPSAGPYHSPSAGPYHSPSAGPYHSPSAGPYHSPSAGPSNSPSAGPYHSPSAGPYHSPSAGPYHSPSAGPYHSPSAGPYHSPSAGPYHSPSAGPYNSPSAGPSIQQSLNRPLPQPLSRSLQQPLSRPLPQPFSRPLPLPFSRPLPQPFSRSLQQPLSRSLQQPLSRSLQQPFSRPLPQPFSRPLPQPFSRPLPQPFSRSLPQPFSRSLQQPLSRPLPQPISRPLPQPFSRPLPQPFSRPLPQPFSRPLPQPFSRPLPQPFSRSLQHPSAGHYNSLSVCLQGEKSRGQT